In Phycodurus eques isolate BA_2022a chromosome 10, UOR_Pequ_1.1, whole genome shotgun sequence, a genomic segment contains:
- the tmem74b gene encoding transmembrane protein 74B, producing MDSSLDVVELRELTDANGDVSRGFRNASYQPDREQQRHQGATGAAPDAVGSCEDSCVPSRDDDDYNAVRDSGAERTAPNRGGERRSYDSGLALAVVLLVSGIALVLVAYAVPREARVNRDAVSARQMEQLELYYARLGSRLDKCIVAGLGLLTLGGVFLSLLLTASVCRGHAAAAALLPRRRAPFVRPARTYGSVHVRMKQLAAGEDPPPSAALPKE from the exons ATGGACTCGTCGCTGGACGTCGTCGAGCTCCGCGAGCTGACCGACGCTAACGGCGACGTTAGCCGAGGCTTCCGCAACGCTTCCTACCAGCCCGACCGCGAGCAACAGCGCCACCAGGGGGCGACCGGCGCCGCGCCTGACGCCGTGGGAAGCTGCGAG GACTCGTGCGTTCCGTCCCGCGACGACGATGACTACAACGCGGTTCGGGACTCCGGCGCCGAGCGGACCGCACCTAACCGCGGCGGCGAGCGGCGCTCGTACGACTCGGGCCTGGCCCTGGCCGTGGTCCTTCTGGTGAGCGGCATCGCGTTGGTCCTGGTGGCCTACGCCGTCCCCAGAGAGGCCCGCGTGAACCGCGACGCCGTGTCGGCCCGGCAGATGGAGCAGTTGGAGCTGTACTACGCCCGGCTGGGCTCGCGCCTGGACAAGTGCATCGTCGCCGGCCTGGGGCTGCTCACCCTGGGCGGCGTCTTCCTCTCCCTGCTCCTCACGGCGTCTGTGTGCCGGGgtcacgccgccgccgccgccctcctCCCGCGCCGCCGGGCGCCCTTCGTCCGGCCCGCCAGGACGTACGGCTCCGTCCACGTGAGGATGAAGCAGCTCGCCGCCGGGGAGGACCCGCCGCCGTCCGCCGCGCTGCCGAAGGAGTGA
- the psmf1 gene encoding proteasome inhibitor PI31 subunit: MAGLELLYSCCGDSISCPQDAVVCFVHWEVVKSGYKCLGSGDETRSSDKKSELLPSDWSSNKAEYALRYASEHGDAQLLLKALLVDSALVFNLMNRSTRQSSDVIVNLNEHVDGAHLCTFDRVFKDAGGLAAALRSRLLPSRDKRTQAEQSERTRRQDDDDPLRVPDRHPRHAAQPHWPDPTGPPFSVGGADLDPLGSVSGGGMIADPLRMGYPRSGFHPSGGIPDILPPGAVPPGARFDPFGPVGRHRPGPDPDHMPPPGYDDMFM; the protein is encoded by the exons ATGGCGGGTTTGGAGTTGTTGTATTCGTGCTGCGGCGACTCCATCTCATGTCCGCAGGACGCCGTCGTGTGTTTTGTCCACTGGGAGGTCGTCAAAAGCGGATACAAGTGCCTCGGCTCCGGGGATGAG ACTCGGAGCAGCGACAAAAAGTCTGAGCTGCTGCCGTCGGACTGGAGCAGCAACAAGGCGGAATACGCCCTGAGGTACGCCTCGGAGCACGGAGACGCTCAGCTGCTGCTCAAAGCGCTCCTGGTGGACTCGGCGCTGGTCTTCAACCTCATG aaccGCAGCACACGGCAGAGCTCGGACGTGATCGTCAACCTCAACGAGCACGTGGACGGCGCCCACCTGTGCACCTTTGACAG AGTCTTCAAGGACGCGGGCGGCCTGGCGGCGGCGCTTCGGTCTCGACTGCTGCCGTCGCGGGACAAACGGACGCAAGCGGAGCAAAGCGAGCGGACGCGGAGGCAGGACGACGACGACCCCCTGCGGGTCCCCGACAGGCACCCGCGACACGCGGCGCAGCCACACTG GCCTGATCCGACGGGGCCGCCGTTCTCTGTGGGAGGCGCAGATTTGGATCCGTTGGG GTCCGTGTCGGGCGGCGGGATGATCGCGGACCCTCTGCGGATGGGCTACCCTCGCTCCGGTTTCCACCCGTCCGGCGGCATCCCGGACATCCTGCCTCCTGGCGCGGTGCCGCCCGGCGCCCGCTTCGACCCGTTCGGCCCCGTGGGACGCCACCGACCCGG ACCCGACCCGGACCACATGCCCCCGCCGGGCTACGACGACATGTTCATGTAG
- the pigu gene encoding phosphatidylinositol glycan anchor biosynthesis class U protein isoform X1, giving the protein MAAPLTLLLIVAVTVRAALFRSTLAHLIAERVEVVSPLTAWKRVVEGLALLDLGVSPYAGDVFHETPLIIYLFHFLVDYAEITFMLADGISAVALYYAVQDYNKQVFRKQKYALEAERYPADCHELVRSPAEMHYIPLKVAMFYLLNPFTVLSCVAKSTCGLNNAVVSLFVLATVKGNALLSAIFLALATYQSIYPLTLCAAALLYLMQRQFIPVNARRLSFWWFVAQYAFMYLGSLFVTVGLSFFLLGSWDFLPSVYGFILSVPDLTPNIGLFWYFFAEMFEHFRLFFLCVFQINVFIYTIPLSIKLKDHPVFLIFMQLAIISIFKSYPTVGDMALYMAFLPVWSHLTRFLRNVFLVSCVLLACSALFPVLWHLWIYAGSANSNFYYATTLLFNVSQILLVSDYFYAFLRREHHLTHGLYLKKKDGSEATLVLK; this is encoded by the exons ATGGCAGCTCCTTTGACTCTGCTGCTGATCGTGGCCGTCACCGTCCGCGCAGCTCTTTTTAGGTCCACTTTGGCACACTTGATCGCCGAGAGGGTGGAGGTGGTGTCCCCGTTAACTGCCTGGAAAAGAG TGGTTGAAGGTTTGGCTCTGCTCGATTTGGGAGTGTCGCCATATGCGGGAGACGTTTTTCATGAG ACTCCTCTCATCATCTACCTCTTCCACTTCTTGGTGGACTATGCAGAGATTACATTCATG CTGGCTGATGGCATCTCGGCGGTGGCCCTCTACTACGCCGTGCAGGACTACAACAAACAAGTG TTCAGGAAGCAGAAATACGCTCTGGAAGCCGAGCGCTACCCCGCCGACTGTCACGAGCTGGTCAGAAGCCCCGCAGAGATGCACTACATCCCCCTGAAGGTGGCCATGTT TTACCTTCTGAACCCGTTCACCGTGCTGTCGTGCGTAGCCAAGTCCACGTGCGGCCTGAACAACGCCGTGGTGTCGCTCTTCGTCCTGGCCACCGTTAAAG GAAACGCGTTGCTGAGCGCCATCTTCTTGGCCTTGGCGACGTACCAGAGCATCTACCCGCTCACGCTGTGTGCCGCCGCTCTGCTCTACCTGATGCAG CGTCAGTTCATCCCTGTCAACGCGCGTCGCCTGAGTTTCTGGTGGTTCGTGGCCCAGTACGCCTTCATGTACCTGGGCAGCCTCTTCGTCACGGTGGGCCTCTCCTTCTTCCTGCTGGGCTCCTGGGACTTCCTGCCTTCGGTCTACGGCTTCAT cctCTCCGTTCCCGACCTAACGCCCAACATCGGCCTCTTCTGGTACTTCTTCGCGGAGATGTTCGAACACTTCCGCCTCTTCTTCCTCTGCGTGTTCCAGATTAACGTCTTCATCTACACCATCCCTCTGTCCATCAAGCTCAA GGACCATCCGGTGTTCCTGATCTTCATGCAGCTGGCCATCATCTCCATCTTCAAGTCGTACCCCACGGTGGGGGACATGGCTCTCTACATGGCCTTCCTCCCTGTCTGGAGTCACCTTACCAGAT TCCTTCGGAACGTGTTCCTGGTGTCCTGCGTGCTGCTGGCGTGTTCTGCTCTCTTTCCGGTGTTGTGGCACTTGTGGATTTACGCGGGCAGCGCCAACTCCAACTTCTACTACGCCACTACGCTACTCTTCAACGTCTCTCAG ATCCTGCTGGTGTCGGACTACTTCTACGCCTTCTTGAGGCGAGAGCACCACCTGACCCACGGACTCTACTTGAAGAAGAAAGACGGCTCCGAGGCCACGCTGGTGCTCAAATAA
- the pigu gene encoding phosphatidylinositol glycan anchor biosynthesis class U protein isoform X2: protein MRETFFMRLLSSSTSSTSWWTMQRLHSCWLMASRRWPSTTPCRTTTNKWKQKYALEAERYPADCHELVRSPAEMHYIPLKVAMFYLLNPFTVLSCVAKSTCGLNNAVVSLFVLATVKGNALLSAIFLALATYQSIYPLTLCAAALLYLMQRQFIPVNARRLSFWWFVAQYAFMYLGSLFVTVGLSFFLLGSWDFLPSVYGFILSVPDLTPNIGLFWYFFAEMFEHFRLFFLCVFQINVFIYTIPLSIKLKDHPVFLIFMQLAIISIFKSYPTVGDMALYMAFLPVWSHLTRFLRNVFLVSCVLLACSALFPVLWHLWIYAGSANSNFYYATTLLFNVSQILLVSDYFYAFLRREHHLTHGLYLKKKDGSEATLVLK, encoded by the exons ATGCGGGAGACGTTTTTCATGAG ACTCCTCTCATCATCTACCTCTTCCACTTCTTGGTGGACTATGCAGAGATTACATTCATG CTGGCTGATGGCATCTCGGCGGTGGCCCTCTACTACGCCGTGCAGGACTACAACAAACAAGTG GAAGCAGAAATACGCTCTGGAAGCCGAGCGCTACCCCGCCGACTGTCACGAGCTGGTCAGAAGCCCCGCAGAGATGCACTACATCCCCCTGAAGGTGGCCATGTT TTACCTTCTGAACCCGTTCACCGTGCTGTCGTGCGTAGCCAAGTCCACGTGCGGCCTGAACAACGCCGTGGTGTCGCTCTTCGTCCTGGCCACCGTTAAAG GAAACGCGTTGCTGAGCGCCATCTTCTTGGCCTTGGCGACGTACCAGAGCATCTACCCGCTCACGCTGTGTGCCGCCGCTCTGCTCTACCTGATGCAG CGTCAGTTCATCCCTGTCAACGCGCGTCGCCTGAGTTTCTGGTGGTTCGTGGCCCAGTACGCCTTCATGTACCTGGGCAGCCTCTTCGTCACGGTGGGCCTCTCCTTCTTCCTGCTGGGCTCCTGGGACTTCCTGCCTTCGGTCTACGGCTTCAT cctCTCCGTTCCCGACCTAACGCCCAACATCGGCCTCTTCTGGTACTTCTTCGCGGAGATGTTCGAACACTTCCGCCTCTTCTTCCTCTGCGTGTTCCAGATTAACGTCTTCATCTACACCATCCCTCTGTCCATCAAGCTCAA GGACCATCCGGTGTTCCTGATCTTCATGCAGCTGGCCATCATCTCCATCTTCAAGTCGTACCCCACGGTGGGGGACATGGCTCTCTACATGGCCTTCCTCCCTGTCTGGAGTCACCTTACCAGAT TCCTTCGGAACGTGTTCCTGGTGTCCTGCGTGCTGCTGGCGTGTTCTGCTCTCTTTCCGGTGTTGTGGCACTTGTGGATTTACGCGGGCAGCGCCAACTCCAACTTCTACTACGCCACTACGCTACTCTTCAACGTCTCTCAG ATCCTGCTGGTGTCGGACTACTTCTACGCCTTCTTGAGGCGAGAGCACCACCTGACCCACGGACTCTACTTGAAGAAGAAAGACGGCTCCGAGGCCACGCTGGTGCTCAAATAA
- the LOC133408939 gene encoding cytochrome c1, heme protein, mitochondrial — protein sequence MAAALRVVVLSGSGRALLCTPKTVTTPKANMSFASLPRGQKVALTALAVAGAGAAGLALALHRSVKASDLELHPPTYPWSHAGPLSSLDHASIRRGYQVYMQVCSACHSMEYLAFRNLVGVSHTEEEVKVIAEEVQVVDGPDETGEMFTRPGKLSDYFPKPYANPEAARAANNGALPPDLSYIVNARHGGEDYVFSLLTGYCEPPAGVEVREGLYYNPYFPGQAIGMAPPIYNEILEYDDGTPATMSQVAKDVCTFLRWAAEPEHDQRKRMGLKLLMGSAILVPLLYYMKRHRWAVLKSRKIAYRPPK from the exons ATGGCGGCGGCGTTGCGAGTCGTGGTGCTCTCGGGCAGCGGGAGAGCCCTCCTGTGCACCCCGAAAACAGTCACGACGCCAAAG GCCAACATGTCCTTCGCTAGCCTGCCTCGCGGCCAGAAGGTGGCCCTGACCGCGCTGGCCGTGGCGGGCGCTGGCGCGGCCGGCCTGGCCCTGGCGCTGCACCGGTCCGTCAAAGCCTCCGACCTGGAGCTCCACCCGCCCACCTACCCCTGGAGCCACGCCGGGCCGCTGTCGTCCCTGGACCACGCCAG taTTCGTCGCGGCTACCAGGTGTACATGCAGGTGTGCTCGGCCTGTCACAGCATGGAGTACCTGGCCTTCCGGAACCTGGTGGGAGTGTCGCACACCGAGGAAGAGGTCAAGGTCATTGCAGAGGAG GTGCAGGTGGTGGACGGTCCGGACGAGACGGGTGAGATGTTCACCCGGCCCGGCAAGCTGTCCGACTACTTCCCCAAGCCCTACGCCAACCCGGAGGCGGCCCGCGCGGCCAACAACGGCGCCCTGCCGCCCGACCTCAGCTACATTGTCAATGCCAG GCACGGAGGCGAGGACTACGTGTTCAGCCTGCTGACGGGCTACTGCGAGCCCCCCGCCGGCGTGGAGGTGAGGGAGGGGCTCTACTACAACCCCTACTTCCCCGGACAGGCCATCGGCATGGCGCCGCCCATCTACAACGAGATTCTGGAGTACGACGACG GAACCCCCGCCACAATGAGCCAGGTGGCCAAGGACGTGTGCACCTTCTTGAGGTGGGCGGCGGAGCCCGAGCACGACCAGCGCAAGCGCATGGGACtcaag TTGCTGATGGGCTCGGCCATCCTGGTGCCGCTCCTTTATTACATGAAACGACACAGGTGGGCTGTGCTCAAGAGCAGGAAGATTGCCTACAGGCCGCCCAAATAA